The Aspergillus nidulans FGSC A4 chromosome VIII genome contains the following window.
GATTCgcaaacttcgtacgaaggttcatctggaaaggagggtagtccttagggtcttctccagtaaagggttcgacatccgggtgacgaggacggggatagcttcgttcgtagggggtgggcgttgcggatgtaactgtagtggtaactggtggatggtttctcagttgcgagttccgtacggcctgtagttccgcccgtaagctgttattctcttcttggagctgttgtttctgagtccgcatctctgtacggagctcctggagctgctgtagcaacaatgcgacgctttcttcttccattgtcatagtaaaaggtctcctcatactattattgagattggtgagcgattcctaatgttaagggacgtatttagatggatcttcctatctagacgtgccgtacgtacaagaaggaatcgctaaagaagaaatgagaaagaaggattgttgttgcaaggaagtcttgtaggtggctcaccgccttcaggacagcgcaggccttggccgagtcactaaggtctaaggtccttgtataggcaaaggacccataacaataggcctcagcctccttAATATATATACCATACTGGCATTAACAGCAGACAATAAACCCTAGTTCAGGGACTTTCACAAAGATAAAGGGGTCTATTATCACCAACAAGGTGCTGATTCAGGGGAATCAGAGTAAaagtcagatttctggccagATCTTACCAGAATCCTGCATTATTTGCTTTTCTTATCCTATATCTATAATTAGGATAGTGTATACAACTAGTCCCCCATCAAAACTACAGACCTTGACTTACAAACTTTGGCTCAGCACCACAGCCTGAACTGACACTGGAAAGCTCTAAGATATTTCCTAGTTAGAATTAAGTACCTTATCTATATCCTGTAAatttctcagccttgttagTAACTAAAAGTGCAAAGAGATGCTCAACCAAAAAACCAAGGCAATGCAAGACCTGTTTGCCAAGACTTCCCTAACAACGAGCAaagcgctgctcttcatatCTTCACCTCCAGTAGATTAGGGCTGGCGCCGTCCTGGATAGCTTGAATGGCGGGGACCTGGACCCCCCGAAATGTCATATCTGGTCGGCCAGTCATGCgctgcagcgcctgctccATGTCCATggcagccagctgctggcaCCACTGCTCCTGGTAGTCAACGGCCTGCTCCTCCCATAGGTTGGTGCGCTTGCCTggtgctggggctgctgGCAGGTCTGGGAAGCCCAAAAACTGGTGCTAATCAGTGCTCAACACCCAAAACCGCAGGCGGCGCGTCGTCGTGCTGCCAGCAAACTCGGTGCTCTCGCGGCCGTACACCATGCCGGCCACATGGGGGGTGTGGCCGGCCTGCTTGTCAGCAATGTTGCCAATGCTCTCCTCCttatccacctccatggcagccatttcctgctcctgctcagcttgGATGTTGTTGGGGAATATGCTTGATGGGCGTAAAAACTGACGGCTGATGCCAACGGCGATGTCTTGATAGTTAGTAATGTTTAATGCATGCTGGGCGCCAATGCTGGCCTCACTCTCCCGTTTCAGCACCTCGCGCAGCCGCTCGCTGGGCCACTCGCGGCCGGTGCCGACGTCAGGTCCCCATACATACGGGCTGCGGTGGGGGGGGCTGGGGGCAGGGTTCCTGGCTCGGGGGTTGCTGGGCCTGGCGTTGCTGGGTTGGGGGTTGCTGGGGCTCGAGCTGCTGGGATTGGGATTGCTGGCCCTAGGGCTGGgcctgggattgctgggcCTGATCTGACCCCAGGTCACTGCCAGCTGGCGCACAaacagcagcaccagccacagaTACCACACCACCAGCTCCCCAAACCTCCCTGGGCAGGTATCAGTAAATGATTTTGATGTCATTGCTGGCATGGAACCCCTTATGGTACACCATCACAAACACTACCATGCCATCCTTAATGAAGATGTTGCGCTGCCAGTTGTTTTTGGTGTTGACATGCTGGATGCTCAGTAGCTCTGGCGCCCGCACTGGCGCACCGCCTGTCAGGTGCATGGCCAgcgccagcttctccttgaacCGCGCCACCTGCTGGAAGTACTTCTGCAGTTTGGTTGGGCTGACGGCGCCCTGGGTGGTGAAGGCCCGGGCCACCGCCGGCTCGCCCGCAATCCGGTCGACCAGCCAGGTCCCCCCAGTGACGGGCCACGGGGTGCGGGggtcctgcaggaagctccagccGGGGGTGCCTTTGGTGGGGTTGTCAAACAGCTGGTGCCATGGGATGGGGGGCCATTGCTCCTGATTAGGCTGACACAGCAGGCTGGCCATCAGCTCCCGAGCACCTGCCACCACCCCATGTACAAAGCTTCAAAACTGGCCCATGGTGAAGTCCATTTCCTTGTACAGCAGCCGCTCCTGCCCCATCCAGGTGACATGCCCGGGGGTGGTTGTATTGTAGTGAATCTTCAGCCCAAACGTCCGCCAATCCAGCAGCACCTCGACGGGACCATGCTGGCCACGGACCATGAACTTCTGCACCATCCAGTCAACACCAGCCTGAAACAGCAGCTGGGAGCGCGGCATTCGAGTAATAGCCCTGCCCTGGGGCGGGGATGAGGGAGTCTCATTACTGGATGGCGGACTGGGCGCGCTTGCAtacccttcatcctccatcaaccaGCCCAGCTCCTGGTCAGCAGCCTCCCCAGCCCAGGCGCCCTGCTCGCTGGCCGCCACCCACATCCTGATGATCTCCCAATGTTCGGGGTCAAGCCACAGCGCCTTACTGGACCACCAGGAACCGCGCCACCTTCAGCACCCGGGATATAATGGGGGGATAGCTGTCGGTGtcgcgccagccctgctccCCCCGGCCCAAGACCGCCATGGCACACACCAACGGGCTCTCATACTCATGGACCTTGATTTTCTGGTTCAGCAGCTCGATGCAGAACTCCAGGCATGTCGTTTCCAACGGGGTCATGACAAACGGCTCGATGCGGCGGGGATCAAGGTCGGGGGCCATCGGATCGGGGCTCCAGCGCGCTGACAGTCCGTCAGCTCTGTCAGCAGGCTCAGCAGGCCCACCCAGCCCAGTTGGCAAGCCCATCAGCTGGCCCATCAGCAAGCCCGTCAGCTGGCTCAGGGGCTGGCAGGCAAGCCAGCTGCCACAGCCGTTGCCAggtccgctgctgccgcgctgTCATGACATAGGagggcttcttctgcgccatgGCCAGTCCGTCTGCGTGCGAATGATAaacagcaggatctgctgccacGGCCGCACATGCTCCTGGATGCTCTTCTCGACCATGTACGCGCGCAGCGGCTGGTACGGCGTCTGATTGGGCATCGTACTGACCGCGGCCATGCGGATGCCGTTGCCCGCAATGCTGGACGGTATGCTGGCTGCGCCGCGCCAGCTACATCATGGCGTCCCACACGCGCTGCGTGGCCTGGCTGGCGGGGTCTGCATCGTCAGGGTCTGGGGGGGTGACGACGTCGATCAGATCGGGGAAGTGGACGCCGGCCAGGTACCGCGCCCAGCGcgtcatgcgcagccaggGGTTGGCGTCATGCAGGGTCTCGCTGTCGGCGGTCTCGCGCGCCTgctgctcatcatcggcggcgcgCGCTTTGATTTTGGCCGTGATCTGCGCTCGATCCGGCGCCGGGGTCGGGGGCTCAGCCTGGGCGTCGTACAATTAGATGTGCACCAGGTGCGAGTTCCTGCAGGTTGGGAacacctgctgccaggcTACCTGGCGAAATAACTattgcagctcctgcttgcCCTGTGCTTTGACCTCTGCAGGCACATGCCCCTGGTAGGGATGCTGGGTCCAGCCATGCGcctgctgccaatgcttgCGCATTGTATTGATATAGGTCACCAGGTACTGGCAGTGGCTCGGATTGCGTTGGCACAGCATGCCATTGGTATGAACTGGCAGCCCAGGCAGCGGGTTTTCCAGCATATGGGGGATATGCACAGCTGCCGGGTCCTGGATCAGGTCCTGCCATTGCTCAATGGCCTGGGCGATGGGCTGGATGTTAATATTTATCAGACAATGCTTCTGGCGCAGATGTATGTAGACCTCTTTTAGATAGACCATGTGTTGGCAGTGTTGGTATACTATAATCCCCAGTTTAGGGATCTTCTGGAATATGGATTACTCCATTGTCAGGCAGGATGGGAAGCAGAGATTGGGAAGAATCAGAAACATCAGATGGCAGGGGCGTACGCAGCTTAAAACCTGTTGGGGGCCAATATGACTGGGGTCATGTTGTTTTGTAGGGCTTGGCTGCCGCATTGATCCCCCATTAACATTGCAACCACCTATCTTTGGCTCAACACCATGACCGCAACAGTGGTTGTATGGCCGTCAGATTCGGCTGTATACAAAATAAGCAACCCCAAAAGCACCTGCCAAAATTTCAGCCCAATCGCCCTACAAAACATGCAGTCAGTCGCACTTGAGGAGACCAGTCAGTCATTCGCGCGCTAGCCGCTGCCTCCGCCAATCAGCATCCAGGCCTGCTAAGACCCTACAACAGTTGCTCTATGACTTTCCGCCGCCTGTGGGTTAGGCTGGATCTGCAAGCTGGTCATGAAATGCTTCTGGTAAAGGTGGGTTTCCACCTCAATTAGGTAAACCCTGTGCTTGCATTGGCGGCagaccatgatctgcagctcAGGGATTGTTTCAAAGAGTAGGTGAGACATGCTGAGAGTTGTACCTATGGAGGCTCATACCTAGGAGTACATATCAACATGGAGAGATTCAAAACCAGGGATTGATTCTCCTAACTAAAATCTGCTGCTGACAGAgtatttgcttttgtttttgaTACACCAAccatctatacagccatATCGCCGATCTCCCGTCCAACCTTGtatccaaccccaaccaaCTTCAGCTCAACGCCATGCTATGATTCTTGGTTGCCTGGACTTGAAACTGTGCTCTGTTCTAGATAAGTGGCTGCTGCATCTACAGTAAAATTTCCAGCCCCCTAGCCCCCTGCATTCTAATCCCATTGTACTCCAGTTTCATGCCCAAAAAAATCCCATTGCACTCCAACCCGCCCATATATTACTTTAAAACCCTAATCCCATTGCACTGCAATGTTCCACCCCCAGTGGGTTAGGTTAtaggggtaggtcatgttgctttagcctttatatatgcatctctgtttagtgagccgtcctgaagtctatactgttttgtacAATCCAGCTACttatccagagcttgtacttcctccaaagctgtggcagcttcccaggttggccgagcatagcctgaccatttcactaggtattccagccaGTGACCTCTCCTGTATCTCCTGGGACattcgtccaggattttctctactatgtattctttctcgccgttcaTAATGATGCCAgggggctgggtatcatcattcttctgggaaggaagtggatctgataaagccagccgaagcaggtctatatggaagactggatggatccctgggggtgtATTCAGCTGTACAGCATAGCTACctaccaggcctataaccttGTACTTAGtattcttccagtccagtttcttgctgggtcggTCTGtacagatgttcttcagacttagccagaccttatctcctacttggtagtttgtggccgggctcctgtatttattagcctgattctctacattctgttgggaataggctATAGAGGCTTaagcccagtctagggcttccttaactttctgtACAatagcttcccctttctggataggactcttggctggttcttcagctagttgctctacctcctcagTAAGGCTAAATAGGCTGAGGTTATATCTATGGCTTaggtagaaggggctgacccctgttgctgttaaTATACAGCTATTAATTACTAGCTCTGTAAGTAGGAGTAACCTGTTCTAGTCCCTCTagtcatagcaggtatagatgCAGAGGTAGGTCTCTACTATACTGTTTatcctctctgttgatctatCAGTCTGGGGgtgataggctgtagatagttAGTAGttaatccctgtcagggtatatatataagcctatatattacttgtaaactggcttcctctgtcCAAGGTAATAGCCTTTGGGATCCtatgtttgcttataagtacttgTACAAGGGCCCAGGCCATGCTCTTAGAGTTAATCTCTGatattccttctagtatcacacctttggt
Protein-coding sequences here:
- a CDS encoding uncharacterized protein (transcript_id=CADANIAT00001001); the encoded protein is MQAVHLRLYLLLQKEDTLARTYHPQTDRSTERINRVSPFYLSHRYNLSLFSLTEEVEQLAEEPAKSPIQKGEAIVQKVKEALDWA